A genomic region of Chloroflexota bacterium contains the following coding sequences:
- a CDS encoding Ig-like domain repeat protein, which translates to GVPSGTVQFMDNGTNLGGPVPLDPSGTATYTTSDLTMGGHWITALYSGDDSFSNSSITRWQVVRKATTITVVTSSPNPSTYGNQIIFTAVVSVPVPDPGGATPSGTVAFKDGTTTLGTADLIGGVGSWFATFTTTSFLSQGTHYIVAVYDGDSNFERSASVITQVVT; encoded by the coding sequence CAGGTGTCCCTTCTGGCACCGTGCAGTTCATGGACAACGGCACAAACCTCGGTGGCCCGGTGCCTCTGGACCCCTCCGGCACAGCGACTTACACCACATCAGATCTTACGATGGGTGGACATTGGATTACGGCGCTCTACAGTGGGGATGATAGCTTCAGCAATAGCAGCATAACCCGGTGGCAGGTTGTAAGAAAGGCAACGACCATAACAGTAGTAACTTCTTCACCTAACCCCTCAACCTACGGTAACCAGATCATCTTTACTGCTGTGGTTAGTGTGCCAGTTCCGGACCCGGGCGGAGCTACTCCCTCAGGAACAGTAGCCTTCAAGGACGGAACGACAACACTTGGTACAGCCGATCTAATCGGTGGTGTTGGTAGTTGGTTTGCCACCTTTACTACTACCTCCTTTCTGAGCCAAGGGACCCACTACATAGTCGCAGTCTACGATGGCGATAGCAACTTTGAGAGGAGTGCATCCGTCATCACCCAGGTAGTTACGTAG